One genomic region from Flagellimonas oceani encodes:
- the hisA gene encoding 1-(5-phosphoribosyl)-5-[(5-phosphoribosylamino)methylideneamino]imidazole-4-carboxamide isomerase, whose translation MRIIPAIDIIDGKCVRLSKGDYSTKKIYNENPLEVAKEFEAHGIQHLHLVDLDGAKSKHIVNYKVLETIALKTNLQIDFGGGLKSGDDLHIAFQSGAHQITGGSIAVKDRETFLSWLSTYGARKIILGADAKDEKVAVSGWQEESDLELIPFVQEYQSEGIEYVICTDISKDGMLQGPAFQLYKKMLSKTKKGLHLIASGGISTFDELPKLAEIGCEGTIIGKAIYEGKISLKQLEHYILENG comes from the coding sequence ATGAGAATCATTCCAGCCATAGACATTATTGACGGAAAATGTGTGCGACTTTCCAAGGGCGATTATAGCACCAAAAAAATATACAACGAAAATCCGTTGGAGGTCGCGAAAGAGTTCGAGGCGCACGGTATTCAACATTTACATTTGGTGGATTTGGACGGCGCAAAGTCCAAGCATATTGTCAACTACAAAGTCTTGGAGACCATTGCCTTAAAAACCAATTTACAAATTGACTTTGGGGGTGGACTAAAATCCGGAGATGATTTACATATTGCATTTCAGAGCGGTGCGCACCAAATTACCGGTGGAAGCATTGCGGTGAAGGACAGGGAAACCTTTTTGAGCTGGTTATCGACCTATGGCGCCAGAAAAATCATTCTGGGAGCCGATGCCAAAGATGAAAAAGTAGCGGTATCCGGCTGGCAGGAAGAATCTGATTTGGAGCTAATTCCCTTTGTTCAAGAATACCAATCCGAAGGAATTGAATATGTTATCTGTACCGATATCAGCAAGGATGGCATGCTACAAGGTCCTGCCTTCCAGTTGTACAAAAAAATGCTGTCAAAAACCAAAAAAGGCTTACATTTAATTGCCAGTGGTGGAATCTCCACCTTTGACGAACTCCCCAAACTTGCAGAGATTGGCTGTGAAGGCACAATCATTGGCAAAGCCATTTATGAAGGCAAGATCAGTTTAAAGCAATTGGAACATTATATTCTTGAAAATGGATAA
- a CDS encoding DinB family protein, translating to MDKEKELQEELVWNAGYRMNESLRMIKICLDQLSEEQVWEKPNESSNSIANLILHLCGNITQYGIASIQNLEDERIRDEEFSTDSGYTKTELIKKLEDTISDAKRAFYDAPLTELLRKRNVQGFNFSGVGNIIHVTEHLSYHTGQIALWTKILQNRDLGFYGGVNLNAKNES from the coding sequence ATGGATAAGGAAAAAGAACTCCAGGAAGAATTGGTTTGGAACGCGGGCTACCGTATGAACGAGAGCCTTCGTATGATCAAAATTTGTTTGGATCAGTTGTCGGAAGAGCAGGTATGGGAAAAGCCCAATGAATCCAGCAACAGCATTGCCAACCTCATTCTGCATTTATGTGGAAACATTACCCAATATGGGATTGCTTCCATTCAAAATTTAGAAGATGAACGGATAAGGGACGAAGAATTCTCAACGGATTCAGGTTATACCAAAACGGAACTCATTAAAAAATTGGAGGACACTATCTCCGATGCCAAAAGGGCGTTCTACGATGCTCCGCTCACTGAATTATTGCGTAAACGAAACGTACAAGGATTTAATTTTTCCGGTGTGGGCAACATTATCCATGTCACGGAGCACCTATCCTATCACACGGGTCAAATAGCACTTTGGACCAAAATTTTGCAGAACCGGGATTTGGGCTTTTATGGAGGTGTCAACCTGAATGCCAAGAACGAAAGCTAG
- a CDS encoding DMT family transporter produces MNWILLIIAGFFEVAFAACLGKAKETTGTEMMYWYIGFVVCLAISMILLVKATQELPIGTAYAVWTGIGAVGTVLFGIFVFKEPATFWRLFFITTLIASIIGLKVVSH; encoded by the coding sequence ATGAACTGGATATTATTGATAATTGCCGGCTTTTTTGAAGTTGCCTTTGCAGCATGTTTAGGAAAGGCGAAAGAAACAACGGGCACGGAAATGATGTATTGGTACATAGGGTTTGTGGTCTGCTTAGCCATAAGTATGATTTTGCTGGTTAAAGCCACACAGGAATTGCCAATAGGTACCGCATATGCTGTATGGACCGGAATCGGTGCCGTGGGGACCGTACTGTTTGGTATCTTTGTTTTTAAAGAGCCCGCAACATTTTGGAGACTATTTTTTATAACCACCTTGATTGCTTCAATTATTGGTTTAAAAGTAGTATCGCATTAG